The genomic region AATTAAACTTGACCCGAATAAGTTAAGGGATACTCTAAGCACATTAGTTAGCACACTGGCACCTTAGTTGTTTAGatgatatttttagaaattttttataagaataaaaaaaattttgaccttttgaattactttttatatatctagTAAAAAtggtattaatttttttcccccctaaaaTTGTCAATTATTAAATGCTCTAAGTTACCTAATaaacagagtttttttttttttttttttgaaaacaagacattgttttctttgattctctctctctctgtgggtcctatactatatataagtaAAACCCAACAATAACATCATCAGCACCAACAATAAAAACTCACCCAAagcttaaaaaattaaaattaaattaaaaaaaaaaatcctttcttTATATCTACGTCTCCTATTCTCAAAAAGCAATCTTTGAGGCATCCAGCTccaccttctctctctcacaatcccaaaactctttttttgaaaaaacaaaaacacccacaacaacatcatcatcatcaccaccaccccAAAGCATCAAAAACACattaattaaacaaacaaacaaacaaagaacccaaaaaacaaaaacaaaaaaatacagCTGATATCTCCTCACCGCCACCACCGCCACCAACGGCTTGGATCGTTTCCGATTATCATTTCCAATCTTTTGAACGGTCAAGATCGTTTATTTTCTCCGATGGCAGAGTTTGAAAATAGCGTTGAATTCTCGGGCAAATCGAAGCCATCAACAACTggttctttcttcttcaaccGCTCTCTCACTTTAAACCCATCCATCACCACCACCGCCGCCGACGATTTTTCTCCGAAATCCCACCTCCAAACCGGTCTAGACCGGTCCGGTTCGGGCTCGTTCACGAAGTTCTACTCCTCCTTCGAATCGGTCCGGTCCGCCAGCAATTCCTTCAAGGGAAAAGTGAAGAAGCTCTGCAGCTTCTTCGAAACCCCGAAAAGCATCGAAGAGTCGCAAACCCATTTGCCTTCTAAGCTCAAACCGGGCCAAAAACAACCCGACCCGGAGTTTCGGATTTCTTCGCTCTCGCCCGATATTTCGGGTCCGATTCGTTTGCCCGGCACCGCGGACAGAATCGTCGTGTATTTCACTAGCTTGCGCGGGATTCGGCGGACCTACGAGGATTGCTACTCGGTGAGGATGATATTTCGTGGGTTTCGGGTTTGGGTCGACGAGCGAGACGTGTCGCTCGACTCGGCGTACAGGAAAGAATTGCAGAGCGTGTTATCGGGCGagaccaacaacaacaagaacagCAAGAACCTGATGACTCTGCCGCAAGTTTTCATCAGAGGGAAGCATATCGGAGGGGCCGAGACGATCAAGCACCTGTTCGAAACCGGCGAGCTGGCGAAACTGCTCGAAGGTTTTCCGGTTCAGAAACTCGGGTTCAGCTTCGGCTGCGACAGCTGCGGCGATGTCCGGTTCGCTCCGTGCACGAACTGCAATGGGAGTAGGAAGGTgtttgatgaagaagaagacagaGTCCAGAGATGCTTGGAGTGCAATGAAAATGGTTTGATTCGGTGCCCGGATTGTAGTTCttgaaaaaaattggatttggaATTGCATTGTTgttgataaataaatttgaagaagaagaaaaaaagcaaaaaaaaattggaactgTGATTTGATAGTTTGGTGTTTGGAAAATTGGGTGGTAGTTTGTAGAGTTTTTGAgttcaaaaatctattttggatTCAAAAGTTTGGTCATATCATCAGTTTTTTGGGGGGGACTGGTGTTCAATGACTCTCTGAACAGCAATGCATTTTGAGTGTAATGGTGTAACCTTCATGTCAAagtgcaaaaagaaaaataggggttttgggtgtttttgtttttttttttcttgagtgaGTGCAATTCATATAGGGGAGCTAGGGTGTTCTCCTATATGGGATGTAAATATAATTTagatattgttattattattgtttaccAAAAGGGTTTGC from Castanea sativa cultivar Marrone di Chiusa Pesio chromosome 11, ASM4071231v1 harbors:
- the LOC142617284 gene encoding uncharacterized protein At5g39865, which encodes MAEFENSVEFSGKSKPSTTGSFFFNRSLTLNPSITTTAADDFSPKSHLQTGLDRSGSGSFTKFYSSFESVRSASNSFKGKVKKLCSFFETPKSIEESQTHLPSKLKPGQKQPDPEFRISSLSPDISGPIRLPGTADRIVVYFTSLRGIRRTYEDCYSVRMIFRGFRVWVDERDVSLDSAYRKELQSVLSGETNNNKNSKNLMTLPQVFIRGKHIGGAETIKHLFETGELAKLLEGFPVQKLGFSFGCDSCGDVRFAPCTNCNGSRKVFDEEEDRVQRCLECNENGLIRCPDCSS